The genomic window CCAGGGTGCGGATGAACTGGCCCGTGGGCAGGAGGACCTTGCCCCCGAGGTGGCCGCACTTCTTCTCGCTGCTCAGCTGGTCCTCGAAGTGCACCGCTGCGGCGCCGGCCTCGATCATGGACTTCATGAGCTCGAAGGCGTTGAGGGGGCCGCCGAACCCGGCTTCCGCGTCCGCCACGATGGGCAGCATCCAGTCCCGGGTGGTGCCGCCCTCGGCGTGCTCGATCTGGTCGGCCCGCTGCAGGGCGCCGTTGATGCGCTTGACCAGCGCGGGCACGGAGTTGGCGGGGTAGAGGCTCTGGTCGGGGTAGGTCTGGCCCGAGAGGTTGGCGTCCGCCGCCACCTGCCAGCCGGAACAGTAGATGGCCTTGAGGCCGGCCTTGGCCATCTGCACGGCCTGGCCGCCGCTGAGGGCGCCCAGGGCCGGGACGAACGGCTCGAGCTTCATGAGCTCCCAGAACCGCGTGGCGCCGCGGTGGGCGAGGGTGTGGGCCACCTTGACGGTGCCCCGGAGGCGCTCCACCTGGCTGGGTTCGTAGGGGCGGAGGATTCCGGTCCAGCGGGATTCGAAGGGCGTGATCATCGGGACACCTCGGAGGGGACCGGCTCCAGGAGCAGGTCGTAGGCGGGAAGGGTGAGGAAGGGGGGCGGGACGCGGGCGAGGATGAGGGTCTCGAAGAGGTCCGAGGCCTCCATGAACCGGCCCTCGGCGAAGTCCGCTTCGCCGACCTCCGCCCGGATCTGGAACAGGGCGTCCTCCACGAAGGCGTGGAAGAGGGGGCGATCCAGCTGCCCCAGGTGCTCGACTTCGGCGCCGTGGCGGATCCACTGCCACACCTGCATGCGGCAGATCTCGGCCGTCGCGGCGTCCTCCATGAGGCCGTAGAGGGCCACGCAGCCCTGGCCCCGGAGCCAGGACTCCAGGTAGCGGATGCCGACCTTCAGGTTGTGGCGCAGGGCCTTCTCGGTGCGCGCGCCCTCGGGCACGGCCAGGAGTTCGGCCGCCTCCACGGGACCGGGGATGCGGTCCAGCTGGTTGGGGCCGGCCAGGTGCTCGTCGAAGGGGGCCTGGGCGACAGGCACCAGGGCGGGGTGGGCCACCCAGGTGCCGTCGCAGCCGTCCCGGACCTCCCGCAGCTTGTCGGCGCGCACCTGGGCGAAGGCCAGGGCCGTGCCTTCCTCGTCGCCCCGGCAGGGCACGAAGGCGCTCATGCCGCCCAGGGCCAGGCAGCCCCGGCGGTGGCAGGTGCGCACCAGGAGCCGGGCGTAGGCGCGCAGGAACGGCTGCTCCATGTGCACGAGGCCCCGGTCCGGGAGGATGGCGGCCGGGCTCATGCGCCGGGTCTTGATGAAGGAGAAGATGTAGTCCCACCGGCCCAGGTTCAGGCCCGCCGCGCGCCCCCGGTGCTCGAAGAGGATCTCCTCCATCTGGAAGGCCGCCGGGAGGGTCTCGATGAGCAGGGTGGTGCGCACGGAACCCCGGGGCAGGCCCAGCTCCGCCTCGACGGCGCCTAGTACCTGGTTCCACCAGCGGGCTTCCAGGTGGTGCTCGAGCTTGGGAAGGTAGAGGCAGGGGGTGCCGCCCCGGGCGAGGATCTCGCCGGCGTTGTGGTAGAGGAAGAGGCCGGCGTCGAAGAGGCTCGCCGGAATGGGTTCCCCGTCCACCTCCAGGTGGCGCTCGGGGAGGTGGAGGCCGCGGGGGCGCACCATGAGGGTGGCCACGTGCTCCTCCAGGGCGTAGACCCTGCCGGTGGGCGGATCCAGGTAGCGGAGCGTGCCGCGCACCGCCTCGCCGAGGTTGCGCTGGCCCTCGACCAGGTTCTCCAGGGTGGGCGCGAGGCTGTCCTCGAAGTCGGCCATGTAGACCCGCGCTCCGCTGTTGAGGGCGTTGATGAGCATCTTCCGGTCGGGGGGACCGGTGATCTCCACGCGGCGGTCCAGGAGGAGGGGGGGCAGGGGAGCAACCAACCAATCGGACTGCCGGATCTCCCGGGTCTCCGGGAGGAACCCGGGCTGCTCGCCGGCGTCGAAGCGGGCCTGGCGGACCTCGCGGTTCCGGAGCAGGACCTCCAGGCCGGGGCGGAAGGAGCGGGTGAGGTCCTCGAGGAAGGCAAGGGCGCCGTCGGTGAGGATCGTGGGGTCCGCGTGGTAGGGGAAGGTGGACCAGGCCATTCCGGGAAGGAGCTTCGTCGACATTTGAACCTCAGAGAATTGATCTCAGTCACAAATTGACTTAATCTGGGTGAACCGCAAGATCTCTTTGAAATTCAACCCGTTGATTTGTCACAAAAGGCAAAGCGACCGTCCGTGAATTTGTAAATCTTGTAAAGGCCACCCCGATGCCCGAAACCTCCGCCCAGAGGCCCGCCCCCAAGCTCGGGGCCAAGGTGCGCGCCCTCCGCCGCCAGGAGGGCCTCAGCCAGGTCCAGATGGCCGAGCGCCTCTCCATCAGCCCCAGCTACCTGAACCTCATCGAGGCCAACAAGCGCCCCCTCACGGCCAACCTGCTCATCCACCTGGCCCACGCCTTCAAGGTGGACCTGAAGAGCTTCGCCCCCCAGGAGGACCAGCGCCTGGCCGAGGACCTCATGGAGGCCTTCGGGGACCCCATGTTCGACACCCTGGACCTGCCGGCCTCGGAGGTGCGCGAACTGGCCCAGGGCTGCCCCGGCCTGGCCCGGGCCGTCTTCTACCTCTACCAGTCCTACCGGGAGGGGCGCCGGCAGATGGACACCCTCTCGGACCAGCTGAGCGACGGCCAGGGCTACGCGCCCCCCGCCACCCTGCCGCCCTCGGAGGCGGCGGGCGACTTCATCCAGCGGTCCATGAACTACTTCCCGGCCCTTGAGGCGGCGGCGGAGGACCTCTGGAGCCGGGCTTCCCTGGACCAGGACCTGCTCTACACCGGGCTGATCGAGGTCTTCAAGGGCTACGGCGTGAAGGTGCGGGTCCACCGCGCCGGGGACGCCCCGGGCATCCTCCGCCGCTACGACCCGGAGACCCGGGTGCTCAGCCTCTCGGAGCTCCTGCCGCCGCGCAGCCGGGCCTTCCAGATGGCCCACCAGTGGGCCCTGCTGGCCCTCCGGGAGGTCCTGGACGAGCTCATCCACGATCCCCTGGTCACGGACGAGACCACGCGGGCCATGGCCCGGGTGGCGCTGGCCAACTACTTCGCGGGGGCCGTGCTCATGCCGTACGGGACCTTCTTCCGGGCGGTGCGCGCGGGGCGGTACGACATCGAGCTGCTCTCCCGGCGCTTCGAGGCCAGCTTCGAGCAGGTGTGCCACCGCCTCACCACCCTTCGCAGGCCCGGGGAGGAGGGCGTTCCCTTCCACTTCCTGCGCATCGACATCGCCGGCAACATTTCCAAGAGCTTCTCGGCCTCCGGCATCCGCTTCGCCCGGTACTCCGGGTGCTGCCCCCGGTGGAACATCCACGCGTCGTTCCTCACCCCGGGCCTCATCCGCACCCAGATCAGCGAGATGCCCGACGGCGTGAAGTACTTCTGCATCGCCCGCACCCTCCAGAAGGACACCGGCACCTACCGCGGCCAGCACGCCATGCAGGCCCTGGGCCTGGGCTGCGAGATCGCCCACGCCCGCGAGCTGGTGTATTCGGACGGGCTGATGCTCGAGCAGCCGCCCGTGCCGATCGGGGTCACCTGCCGCCTCTGCGACCGCGCCGACTGCGAGCAGCGGGCCTTCCCGCCCCTGCACCAGGGGATCCAGGTGGAGGAGCGGGTGAGGCGCAGCAGCTTCTTCGCCCACCTGGGGGATGGATCCTGACTAGGCACCCGGGGAAAGTGCCGTGATAATCAGGTGCTTTCCCCTACATCTTCCCTGGGTGCCCATGGCCGGATTCCGTTCCAACGTTGCAGCCGCCTTGCGCATGGCCCTGGCGCTGCTCCTGGCCACCGGAGCCATCGCGGGGGCGCCCCCGGGGGCCGGTCCGGTGCGCGTGTTCAACGCGGCCGACGGGGTGCCCCAGATGGCCATCTACGCCCTTGCACCGGACCGGGAGGGCCGCCTTTGGGCGGGCACCCTGGCCGGCGTGGCCCGGTTCGACGGCCAGACCTGGAAGAGCGTGGAGGGCCCCCCCAGCCGCTACGCCCTCCTGGTGAACGCCAATTCCATGATGTGCGCCTCCGACGGCAGCATGTGGATCGGGACCCGGTTCCAGGGCTACCTGGAATACCGCCACGGCGCGTGGAAGGCGCATGACGACCGGTCCGGGCTGCCCATCAACAACGTCAACGGCATCCTCGAGAGTTCCCGCCAGGACCACTCCGGCCGCCGGATCCTCTACGGCGCCACCCACGGCAAGGGCATCGTCGCCTACCAGGACGGCGCCTGGCAGCGCGTCGGGGGAGAACTGGCGGAAGAGAGGACCTTCTGCCTCCTGGAGCGGGAGGGCGCCCTCTGGGTCGGCTCGGCCCGCGGGGTCTGGATCATGGAGCAGGGCCGCTGGCGCCCCTTCGAGGCCAACGGGTCCCTCGCGGACCCGCTGGTGCGCACCCTTGCCGAGACCACGGAGCCCGACGGCTCCCGCTGCCTCTGGATCGGCACCGAGAAGGGCGGCCTGTACCGGTGGCGCCGCGGCCGGCTCGAGGCGCTCCCCATGAAGGAGCATATGGGCAACACCAGCGTCCGGGCCCTGCTGGCAGGAGCCGACGGGTCCATGTGGGTGGGCACCTCCGGCGGCGGCATGGCCCAGATCCACGGCGACCAGTGGCTCGTGCGCGGCACGCACAGCGGCCTCCAGTCCGACTTCATCCGCTGCCTGGCGTTCACGCCGGGGGGCCCCGACGGCTCCGTCCTCTGGGCGGGGTCGGACGGCAAGGGCATCTTCCGCATCCACTCGGGCGGGTGGCGGCGCGTGACGGTGCCCTGGCCCCACGCGGACCCGCGGGTCCAGGGTTTCGCCGAGACCCGGAATCCCGCCACGGGCCAGCCTGTGCTCTGGATGGGCAACACCTATCTGGCCAGACTGGAGAAGGGCGTCTACACCATCTTCCGCCCCAACCTGGATGCGGCGGGCGAGACCATGCGCAGCCTCTTCGCGTTCCCGGGAGACCAGGACCTATGGTTCGGCTTCGGCGGCAGCCTCGGGCGGTTCTCCGGGGGCCGGTTCCGGTTCTGGACGGAAAAGGACGGATTCCCCCAGGGCACGGTGCGGGTGCTGGCCGGGACGCGGGACGCCAAGGGGACGCGGATCCTCTGGATCGGCACCAGCCGCGGGCTGGTGCGGTGGGACGGCCGGACCTTCCTGGACGTGCCGCCGCCGCCCGGAGACCCCAGGCCCTCGGTGCGCAGCCTGGAGGTGGACGGCCCGCGGCTCTGGGTGGGCACCGACAAGGGCCTGGCCTGCCTGGAGGGGGATGCGTGGCTGACGCCCGGCGCCCAGGCCTCCTTCCCACCGGTGGGGGTCCACGCCATGCTCCGCCTGCCGTCGGGAATGATGGTGGGCACCTTCGGATCGGGCGTGCTCCAGTTCGAGAACCCCCGCGGCTCCGCCGGACACCGTTCCTTCACCACCCGCAACACCCCGGCCCTGCGGCAGGATCTCGTGTACGACCTCGTGCAGGACGCCGCCGGCCGGGTCTACGTGTCCAGTCCCCGGGGCGTGGCCCGCGTGGACCCCGCCCGGGGCTGGTCCTGGGACAACTTCAGCACCGAGGACGGCCTGCCGGGGATGGAGTGCATCAAGGGGTCGCTCTTCCGGGACAGCTCCGGGCGCATCTGGGTGGGGACCGAGGACGGTCCGGCCTGGCTCGAGCCCGGGACCGCCGCCCAGGATCTCGTCCCCAAGCCCCTGGTGTGGGATTCGGCGGTGGTGCGGGGGCGTTCCGTGGCGCAGGACGCGCAGCTTTCCCACAAGGACCAGGGCATCCGGTTCGAGTACCGCCTCCTGACCGGGCACCGGGAGCAGGACACGGTCTACCGCACCCAGCTCCAGGGCCTCCAGGACGCCCCCGGGGACTGGTCCGCCCTCTCCTACACCCAGTACCCCAGCCTGCCCGCGGGCCGCTACACCATGCTGGTGTGGGCCCGGGACTACGCCGGGAACCAGACGGGGCCGCTGGGCTTCGCCTTCCGCATCCTGCCGCCGCCCTGGTTCAGCCCCCTGGCCTGGGCCGCCTACGCGGTCCTTCTGGGAGGCGGTGTCCTGGCCCTCCTGCGCCTTCGCACCCGGGTCCTGGCCGACCGCAACCGGGAGCTCGTGGAGCGCATCGGGGAAGCCACCCGGGAGATCGAGCTGCGCCGGGAGGAACAGGAGAAGCTGAACCGGGAACTGGTCCTGCTGAACCTGGAGAAGACCCAGTTCATGGGCATCGCCGCCCACGACCTGCGCAACCCCCTCAACACGATCATCCTGGTGTCGGACGGGCTCGTCACCGGGGACCTGGAGGACTGCCCGCCGGAAATCCAGCCCTGGGTCCGCAAGATCGCCACCTCGGCCCACCACATGACCGCCCTCATCGACGAGTTCCTGGACGTCAACGCCATCGAGAGCGGAAGGTCGAAACCCAGCGTGCGCATCCTGGGCGTCGAGGAGATCCTCGATCCCATGGCCAGCCTCTACAGGCTGCGCCTGGAGGCCAAGGGCCAGACGCTGGTGATGGAGGGGGCCGGAGGCCCGGGCCGGATCCTGGCCGACCCCAACCACCTGCGGCAGATCCTGGACAACCTCCTGTCCAACGCCTCCAAGTTCTCGCCGCACGGGGCGGTGCTGCGGATCCGGGTGGTCCCGGGCCCCGCCACGACCCGGCTGGACGTCATCGACCAGGGCCCCGGCGTCCTGGAATCGGAGCGCGGCAATCTCTTCCGGCGGTTCTCCAAGCTCTCGGCGCGCCCCACCGGCGGGGAGAGTTCGTCCGGCCTGGGCCTCAGCATCGTCAAGCACCTGGTGGACGCCAACCACGGACGGATCTGGGTGGAGAACCAGCCCGGGGGCGGCTGCGCCTTCTGCGTGGAAGTGCCCTCGGCCCTGCCGGCGGGAGACGGTCTCATTCTCGCTGAAAAAAATTGACCGCCCTGAATAAAAATTGAATCAGGACGCGGCTCCTTCCATACTTGGAATTGCCAGCAACACGGGGGTTTCCGCTCCCTTCCGAGGTGTCGAATGGACCACAACATCGTGGGCAAGAGCGTCAAGAGGCTGGACGCCGTGGCCAAGGTGACAGGGAAGGCCAAGTACACCGACGACTTCTTCGAGCGCGACATGCTGGTGGGCAAGGTGCTGCGCAGCCCCCACGCCCACGCCGTGGTCAAGTCCGTGGACCTGGCCAGGGCCCGGGCCCTGCCGGGCGTGGTGGCCGTGTTCACCGCCCGGGACCTGCCGAAGATCAAGTTCGCCACCGCCGGGCACCCCTGGTCCCTGGACCCCGGCCACCGGGACGTGGAGGACCGCCTGATCCTCACGGACAAGGCCCGCTTCGTGGGCGACGCCGTGGCCGCGGTGGTGGCCGAGGACCTGCTCACCGCCGAGAAGGCCCTCCATCTCATCGACATCGAATACGAGGTCCTGCCCCACGTCCTCACCGCCGAGGACGCCATGAAGGAGGGCGCGCCCCTCCTCCACGACAACCGCCCCGGCAACATCGTCAGCTCCTTCGGCGTCCAGTTCGGGGACGTGGAGGCCGGGTTCCGGGAGGCCGACCACGTCATCGAGGGCGACTACGAGACCAGCATCGTCCAGCACTGCCACATCGAGTCCATGAGCGCCTTCGCCTTCGTGGACACCGACGGCCGGGTGGTGGTCAACTCCTCCACCCAGATCCCCCACATCGTCCGGCGCATCGTGGCCCAGGCCCTGGGCCTGAAGTGGGGACGGGTCCAGGTCATCAAGCCCTTCATCGGAGGCGGCTTCGGCAACAAGCAGGACGTCGTGGTGGAGCCCCTGACGGCGGCCATGAGCCTGGCCGCGGGCGGGCGTCCCGTGCGCTACTGCATGACGCGCGAGGAGGTCTTCATCGACACCCGCACCCGCCACGCCATGAAGCTGCATATGAAGACCGCCGTCAACTCGGACGGCACCCTCAAGGGCATCCACGTGCAGCTCCTGAGCAACACCGGCGCCTACGCCAGCCACGGCCACTCCATCGCCATGTCGGCGGGCGGGAAGTTCAGGCCCCTCTATGATTTCCCCGCCGTGAAATTCGAGCCGAAGACGGTCTACACCAACCTCCCCGTGGCCGGCGCCATGCGCGGCTACGGCACGCCCCAGATCTTCTTCGCCCTGGAAAGCCACATGGACGACATCGCCCGCCAACTGGGCATGGACCCCATCGAGCTGCGCCGGAAGAACCTCATCAAGCTGGGCCACCAGGATCCCCTCACGAAGAACGTGGTGCGCTCCTTCGGCATCCCCCAGTGCATCGAGAAGGGGATGGAGCTCATCCGGTGGGACGAGAAGAAGAAGGCCCACCTGGACCAGAAGGGCCCGAAGCGCCGCGGCATGGGCATGGCGCTGTTCGCCTACGCCTCGGGCACGCACCCCGTGGCCCTGGAGCTGGCCGGCGCCCGCATCGTCATGAACCAGGACGGTTCCGTCGCCCTGCAGGTGGGGGCCACCGAGATCGGCCAGGGCAGCGACACAGTCTTCGCGCAGATCACCGCCGAGGTGCTGGGGCTGCCCATGGACATGGTCCACGTGGTGACCACCCAGGACACGGACATCACGCCCTTCGATTCCGGAGCCTACGCCTCCCGGCAGACCTTCGTCACCGGCATCGCCGTGCGCAAGGCCGCCCTGGAAGTGCGGGACAAGGTGCTGGAGGTGGCCGCGCGCCGCACGGGCCTGGCCCCCGCCGAGATGGACATCCGGGACTGCCGGATCGTGGAGACGGCCCTGGGCCGCGTGGTCTGCTCCCTGGAGGAGGTGGCCATGGACGCCTACTACGACCGCCTCCTGGCCGCCCCCATCACCAGCGACACCTCCGCCAACGTCCGCATCAACGCCATGTCCTACGGCGCCACCTTCGTTGAGGTGGAGGTGGACATGGAGACCGGCAAGGTGGAGGTCGCCGAGATCTGGAACATCCACGACTCCGGCACGATCATCAACCCCAGGCTCGCCGAGGGCCAGGTGCACGGCGGTGTGAGCATGGCCCTGGGCGCAGCGCTCCTGGAGCAGATGCTCTTCGATCCCCAGACCGGCAAGGCCCTCAACAACAACCTCCTGGACTACAAGCTGCCCACCATCCTGGACACGCCCAGGATCAACGCCGCCTTCGTGGAGACCTTCGACGCCGCGGGCTCCTTCGGCTCCAAGTCCCTGGGTGAGTGCCCCGTCATCTCCCCCGCCCCGGCCGTGCGCAACGCGGTGCTCGACGCCACGGGCGTGGCCTTCCACAAGATCCCCCTCTATCCCCAGGTGGTTTTCGAGAAATTCCGGGAAGCGGGACTGCTGGCCCAGAGGAGCGCCGAACATGTTTGACATCTGCGAACTTCACGAACCCGTGACCCTGGAGGAGGCCAAGGCCGTCTTCGCGGAGAACCCCGGCCTCAAGGTCATCGCCGGCGGCACCGACGTCCTCATCCGCCTCCAGCACGGCAGCCTCGCGGGCGCCGGGCTGCTCAGCCTCAAGAACCTCCACGCCCTGGAGGAGATCGTCATGCTGGGCGACGGGACGATCTCGGTGGGGGCCATGGCGCCCTTCACGAAGATCTTCCAGTCCGAGCTGATCCGCAAGCACGTCCCCGTGCTGGGCGAGGCCTCGGTGTCCATGGGCGGCCCCCAGGTGCGCAACGTGGCCACCATCGGAGGCAACATCTGCAACGGCGCGGTGTCCGCCGACAGCGCCTCGACGCTGTTCGCCCTGGACGCCCTGCTCAAGCTGGAGACCGCCACGGGCGAGCGCATCATCCCCATGGGCGACTTCTACGCCGGTCCCGGCAAGGTGAACCTGCGCCCCGGAGAACTGCTCACCGCCGTCCTGATCCCCCGTGAAGGCTACGAGGGCATGGGCGGACACTACATCAAGTACGCCATGCGCAAGGCCATGGACATCGCCACCCTGGGCGTGGCGGCGGTCTGCAAGGTGCGGGAGAACCGCTTCGTGGACCTGCGCATCGGCCTGGGCGTGGCCGCGCCGGTGCCCATCCGGTGCTTCGAGGCCGAGGCCTACGCCAAGGGGAAGGAGATCACCCTGGAGGTCGTGCAGGAGATCGCCCGCCTCGCGGTGAAGCCCGCCAAGGCGCGAACCTCCTGGCGGGCCTCCAAGGACTACCGGGAGCATCTCATCGAAGTGCTGGCCCAGCGGGCCGTCGCCGAAGCCGTGAAGCGTGGGGGAGGTTGCTGTGCTGACTAAGAATTCCGCGGGAGTGGCCGTGCAGAAGAGGATCTCCCTGACCGTCAACGGCCGGCCCCATCAGATCGAGATCGACATCCGGGAGTCCCTCCTGGACGTCCTGCGGGACCGCCTCCAGTTCACCGGCGTCAAGCAGGGCTGCTCCGTGGGGGAGTGCGGCGCCTGCACCGTGCTCATCGACGGCACCCCCGTCAACTCCTGCATCTACCTCGCCGCCTGGGCCCACGGCAAGGCCATCACCACCATCGAGGGCATCGCCCTGGACGGCCACCTGTCCCCGGTGCAGGAGGCCTTCGTGGAGGAGGGCGCCATCCAGTGCGGGTTCTGCACTCCCGGCCTGGTCCTTTCCACCACCGCCATGGTGGAGAGCGGCAGGCGCTTCACCCACGACGAGGTGCGCCGCGAACTCTCCGGCCACCTGTGCCGGTGCACCGGCTACCAGAAGATCATCGACGCCGCGGAAAGGGCCTTGCGGGAGGCGGAGGCCTGACCATTTACATCCCAACCGCCTGGGTTTGCCTGCTCTAGCGGCGAATGCGGAACCAGAGGTGGGCCACGAAATGGAAAGGCGCCGGCTTCCCCGCGACGGTGACCGGCTTGAATTTCAGGCCGGCACCGTGGGCCAGGGCCGTGGGTCCCAGGAAGGCCAGAGGATAGCCGGGCAGGGGGCGCACCCACAGCACCTCGCCCCGCGTGCCGACGAGGAACTCCACGGCGACGTATCCCGTGATCAGTCGTGCGGCTGCCTCCCGCGGGTACGGCACGTCCGCGGCCTTCTGGGCCAGGTGGGCGGGGGAGCCTGACCAGTCGGGCTCGAGCTCCACCACATCCTGCCTCGGGATCCCGAACGCGGCCTGGAAGGCGGGGGGATCCTCGAGAACGCCCAGGGGAGCCTTTCCCGTTTCGGGAACCGCCTGTACCGCTTTCCTCAACTCCTTGAGCGTCGCCTGCCATGCGGAATGGGCGGGCGCCAGGAAGGCGTCCCAGTCCGGCGCCATGCCGTAGGACAGGAGCCAATTCGCGGCCATCTGATAGACGACGGATTCCGAAGCCGGGCGTTCACGCATCTGGGGCACGAACAGGGTCCACTGGCGGAGGATCCAGTCCCGGTCCTCCTGGCGCAGGTTCTTGGCCATGATT from Geothrix sp. 21YS21S-2 includes these protein-coding regions:
- the aceB gene encoding malate synthase A; translated protein: MSTKLLPGMAWSTFPYHADPTILTDGALAFLEDLTRSFRPGLEVLLRNREVRQARFDAGEQPGFLPETREIRQSDWLVAPLPPLLLDRRVEITGPPDRKMLINALNSGARVYMADFEDSLAPTLENLVEGQRNLGEAVRGTLRYLDPPTGRVYALEEHVATLMVRPRGLHLPERHLEVDGEPIPASLFDAGLFLYHNAGEILARGGTPCLYLPKLEHHLEARWWNQVLGAVEAELGLPRGSVRTTLLIETLPAAFQMEEILFEHRGRAAGLNLGRWDYIFSFIKTRRMSPAAILPDRGLVHMEQPFLRAYARLLVRTCHRRGCLALGGMSAFVPCRGDEEGTALAFAQVRADKLREVRDGCDGTWVAHPALVPVAQAPFDEHLAGPNQLDRIPGPVEAAELLAVPEGARTEKALRHNLKVGIRYLESWLRGQGCVALYGLMEDAATAEICRMQVWQWIRHGAEVEHLGQLDRPLFHAFVEDALFQIRAEVGEADFAEGRFMEASDLFETLILARVPPPFLTLPAYDLLLEPVPSEVSR
- a CDS encoding short-chain fatty acyl-CoA regulator family protein, whose product is MPETSAQRPAPKLGAKVRALRRQEGLSQVQMAERLSISPSYLNLIEANKRPLTANLLIHLAHAFKVDLKSFAPQEDQRLAEDLMEAFGDPMFDTLDLPASEVRELAQGCPGLARAVFYLYQSYREGRRQMDTLSDQLSDGQGYAPPATLPPSEAAGDFIQRSMNYFPALEAAAEDLWSRASLDQDLLYTGLIEVFKGYGVKVRVHRAGDAPGILRRYDPETRVLSLSELLPPRSRAFQMAHQWALLALREVLDELIHDPLVTDETTRAMARVALANYFAGAVLMPYGTFFRAVRAGRYDIELLSRRFEASFEQVCHRLTTLRRPGEEGVPFHFLRIDIAGNISKSFSASGIRFARYSGCCPRWNIHASFLTPGLIRTQISEMPDGVKYFCIARTLQKDTGTYRGQHAMQALGLGCEIAHARELVYSDGLMLEQPPVPIGVTCRLCDRADCEQRAFPPLHQGIQVEERVRRSSFFAHLGDGS
- a CDS encoding two-component regulator propeller domain-containing protein; this encodes MAGFRSNVAAALRMALALLLATGAIAGAPPGAGPVRVFNAADGVPQMAIYALAPDREGRLWAGTLAGVARFDGQTWKSVEGPPSRYALLVNANSMMCASDGSMWIGTRFQGYLEYRHGAWKAHDDRSGLPINNVNGILESSRQDHSGRRILYGATHGKGIVAYQDGAWQRVGGELAEERTFCLLEREGALWVGSARGVWIMEQGRWRPFEANGSLADPLVRTLAETTEPDGSRCLWIGTEKGGLYRWRRGRLEALPMKEHMGNTSVRALLAGADGSMWVGTSGGGMAQIHGDQWLVRGTHSGLQSDFIRCLAFTPGGPDGSVLWAGSDGKGIFRIHSGGWRRVTVPWPHADPRVQGFAETRNPATGQPVLWMGNTYLARLEKGVYTIFRPNLDAAGETMRSLFAFPGDQDLWFGFGGSLGRFSGGRFRFWTEKDGFPQGTVRVLAGTRDAKGTRILWIGTSRGLVRWDGRTFLDVPPPPGDPRPSVRSLEVDGPRLWVGTDKGLACLEGDAWLTPGAQASFPPVGVHAMLRLPSGMMVGTFGSGVLQFENPRGSAGHRSFTTRNTPALRQDLVYDLVQDAAGRVYVSSPRGVARVDPARGWSWDNFSTEDGLPGMECIKGSLFRDSSGRIWVGTEDGPAWLEPGTAAQDLVPKPLVWDSAVVRGRSVAQDAQLSHKDQGIRFEYRLLTGHREQDTVYRTQLQGLQDAPGDWSALSYTQYPSLPAGRYTMLVWARDYAGNQTGPLGFAFRILPPPWFSPLAWAAYAVLLGGGVLALLRLRTRVLADRNRELVERIGEATREIELRREEQEKLNRELVLLNLEKTQFMGIAAHDLRNPLNTIILVSDGLVTGDLEDCPPEIQPWVRKIATSAHHMTALIDEFLDVNAIESGRSKPSVRILGVEEILDPMASLYRLRLEAKGQTLVMEGAGGPGRILADPNHLRQILDNLLSNASKFSPHGAVLRIRVVPGPATTRLDVIDQGPGVLESERGNLFRRFSKLSARPTGGESSSGLGLSIVKHLVDANHGRIWVENQPGGGCAFCVEVPSALPAGDGLILAEKN
- the xdhA gene encoding xanthine dehydrogenase molybdenum-binding subunit XdhA — protein: MDHNIVGKSVKRLDAVAKVTGKAKYTDDFFERDMLVGKVLRSPHAHAVVKSVDLARARALPGVVAVFTARDLPKIKFATAGHPWSLDPGHRDVEDRLILTDKARFVGDAVAAVVAEDLLTAEKALHLIDIEYEVLPHVLTAEDAMKEGAPLLHDNRPGNIVSSFGVQFGDVEAGFREADHVIEGDYETSIVQHCHIESMSAFAFVDTDGRVVVNSSTQIPHIVRRIVAQALGLKWGRVQVIKPFIGGGFGNKQDVVVEPLTAAMSLAAGGRPVRYCMTREEVFIDTRTRHAMKLHMKTAVNSDGTLKGIHVQLLSNTGAYASHGHSIAMSAGGKFRPLYDFPAVKFEPKTVYTNLPVAGAMRGYGTPQIFFALESHMDDIARQLGMDPIELRRKNLIKLGHQDPLTKNVVRSFGIPQCIEKGMELIRWDEKKKAHLDQKGPKRRGMGMALFAYASGTHPVALELAGARIVMNQDGSVALQVGATEIGQGSDTVFAQITAEVLGLPMDMVHVVTTQDTDITPFDSGAYASRQTFVTGIAVRKAALEVRDKVLEVAARRTGLAPAEMDIRDCRIVETALGRVVCSLEEVAMDAYYDRLLAAPITSDTSANVRINAMSYGATFVEVEVDMETGKVEVAEIWNIHDSGTIINPRLAEGQVHGGVSMALGAALLEQMLFDPQTGKALNNNLLDYKLPTILDTPRINAAFVETFDAAGSFGSKSLGECPVISPAPAVRNAVLDATGVAFHKIPLYPQVVFEKFREAGLLAQRSAEHV
- the xdhB gene encoding xanthine dehydrogenase FAD-binding subunit XdhB — encoded protein: MFDICELHEPVTLEEAKAVFAENPGLKVIAGGTDVLIRLQHGSLAGAGLLSLKNLHALEEIVMLGDGTISVGAMAPFTKIFQSELIRKHVPVLGEASVSMGGPQVRNVATIGGNICNGAVSADSASTLFALDALLKLETATGERIIPMGDFYAGPGKVNLRPGELLTAVLIPREGYEGMGGHYIKYAMRKAMDIATLGVAAVCKVRENRFVDLRIGLGVAAPVPIRCFEAEAYAKGKEITLEVVQEIARLAVKPAKARTSWRASKDYREHLIEVLAQRAVAEAVKRGGGCCAD
- the xdhC gene encoding xanthine dehydrogenase subunit XdhC produces the protein MAVQKRISLTVNGRPHQIEIDIRESLLDVLRDRLQFTGVKQGCSVGECGACTVLIDGTPVNSCIYLAAWAHGKAITTIEGIALDGHLSPVQEAFVEEGAIQCGFCTPGLVLSTTAMVESGRRFTHDEVRRELSGHLCRCTGYQKIIDAAERALREAEA